The following nucleotide sequence is from Mangifera indica cultivar Alphonso chromosome 1, CATAS_Mindica_2.1, whole genome shotgun sequence.
CTTTAAACATTACTCTATCAGCCAAAACACTGTGTTTCGATTTCCAAAACAGAAAACTCTTTACACCAATTCACCATTGCAAAACTTCCGATCACTCTACTTAACCATTTCGGGAAAGAGCTGTTTCCAAAaacatttttccaaaaattgaGTAGCTAGAATTGGGCCTGTTAAAAGCAGAGACAGTGACAATGTCCCTGGAGCGGAGGCCTAGTTGAAGCAGTCCATGCACCAAGCTCAACACGCTATGAACGAACTGCTCACTGGTTCGGTAGTGATTGCCGGAGATGGTGACGACGGAATTTCGCTTGAGAGTGGCAAGGCGGCTCAAGCAATGGTAAATGTGAGCCCGAGAGTAATTAGACTTTGTGAATGGGGTAAATCGGCAAATTAGGAATTGTTTGTTACGAAGAGAAGTGTAGAATTTTGGTAttgtttttttgaaaagaaTGCAGTGAAGGCTGAAAGCGTGGTTTTGATATCCATATAACAAAACCGCGCTTTCAGCCTCCACTACATTCCTTTGGAAAAAAAACAACACCAAAATTCTACACTTCTCTTCATAACAGAAAATTCCTAATTTCCCCATTTTCCTTGTTCACAATGTCTAATTACTCTCAGGCTCACATTTACCATTGCTTGAGCCGCCTTGCCACTCTCAAGTGGAATTTCCTAGTCATGATCTCCAGCAACTGCTGCCGAACTGGTGTGCAGTTCATTCATAGCGTGTTGAGCTTGGCCCGTGGACTGCTTCGACTAGACGTCCTCTCCAGTGACATTGTTGCTGCCTCCGCTTTTAACAGGTCCAATTCTAGCTACTCAATTTCAGGGAACATGTTTTTGGAAACAGCGCTTACCTGAAATGATTAAGCAGAATGATCAGAAGTTTCAGCAATGGTGAATTAGTTTAAAGAGTTTTCCACTTTGGAAATCAAAATGCGGCGTTTTAGCTGATAGAGTAATGTTTAAAGGAATTTTCATTAGTTCTGTCTTCACAGTGGGAGATCAAGGCCTACGCTGCCTGTTGGAagtgtggtttttttttttttaatagtgcgttttttaatttaaatgtttattcaatataataacatttgagAGTGcttgaagagaagaaaaaaaaaaaaaaaggtatatcAATTGCTTCTCTCATAGAATTTCAAATGCcttttttttgtcataaaaagatcttcaaaattttgttattatgacAAATTTTTCCAAAGTTCTGTGTTCTTGGAGCAAAATCTATCAGAACAGAAATCAAAGAGCTTTTGATAATTTGGAAGcctgtatttttttatttttcctttatggATTAAGTAAGGTTTCCGAGTAATGGTGAAAGTGACCCATGGAAATTGCAATGAGAAAGAGACACActtataaaaacaaagaaaaagagagaaagagacaaataatttaagtacataagACTGCCGAATGTGTCCTGTGTCTCTAATTGAATCACCTACGTGGATTTGTCATCAAATGGTTTTACTGGTCAAGTCTCAACTTCATTATCTAAACTTGTCCAGCTCACTTGGCTATCTCTTAACTATAACAATTTTTCTGATCAATAAGAGAGGAAGAGGTGTCTGCTCTTATTCATTGGCTTGCTTCAAATGCGGGACCGCCAATCAACCTTACAGAGAAAATTTTCACACTGATTTATGGAATCACTTCCAGGGCAGCATTTGGCAGCAAATCCAAAGATCAAGAACTATTCATATCAGTGATGGAAGACACAGTAAAAGTGACGGCGGGTTTTAGTATTGCAGATCTGTTTCCTTCCATTGGATTTCTCCAACGGATCACTGGGTTCAAGTTTCTTGTACAGAAGCTGCATCAAGAAGCTGACAGAatagttgaaaaaattttaaatgaccACAAGGTGAGGAATGACAAGAGTGGGGAAGCTGAAGATGATCTGGTTGATGTTCTTTTGAAAGTTCAAGAGCATGGTGATCTTGAATTTCCCTTACCTATCGACAACATAAAAGCTGTGGTCTCGGCAAGTACCGTTCAATGACACCATTCAAAACTTGTGATTGAGTTTTAATCATGATGTAGAAtccttttctttatatataaatttgtccTTTGAGCTGAGATCTGTTCATAAGTCCTCTTTTCAGGACATCTTTTGTGCTGGTGGGGACAATGTGCAAGATGATGAAAAATACAAGAGTGCTACAACAAGGCACAACCTGAGGTGGGGGAAGTCTTCAATAAAAAAGGCAAGATCTACTAAGCAAGTATCGATGAAATGAAGTTCTTGAAGCTAGTAGTAAAAGAGATTCTGAGACTACATCCTCCAGCACCTCTGTTAATTCCTAGAGAATGTAGAAAGCAATGTGTGATTAATGGATTTGACATACCCCATCAAAACCAGAGTCATTGTCGATGTATGGGCGATTTGAAGAGATCCAGAATATTGGAATGAACCTCAAATTTTCAATCCAGAGAGGTTCCTTAATCATTCACTATACTACAAGGGGACCGGTTTCGAGTACATTCCATTTGGTGCCGGTAGGAGAATATGCCCTGGAATTTCATTTGGTCTGGCCAATGTTGAGCTTCCTCTGGCAATGTTTCTGTACCATTTTGATTGGAAACTTTCCAGTGGGATGAAGAATGCAGATTTAGACATGGCAGAGGCTTTTGGTATAACTGtgggaagaaaagaaaagctgCACATTATTCCCATTCCTTATCATCCTCCAGCTTCTtcataagggaaaaaaaaaaaaaagaaagaacacaGAGTCTTAGAAAGATTGGATTGTAAATCTCAGTTTAAAGTTGAGACTCTGAATGACATGACGAAACTTACTGTCACATTGTGCTGATATAGCAGAGTATTTATGAATTCATGCATCCCTCTTGATTCAAACCTAGGTTTTCATGTAAGTTATAGAGCATAAATTAAGGCTAAAATGCAACCTAAGTCTCTGGAATACGAGATAGCTTGTAACTACaagtcttatctgatgaataaAAGACTATCAGACAATCTCTTCGTTTTGTAACCCAAAAAAGAATATCAGTAAAAATGCAAATATACTCAATACAAAGACAAAAGTATTTAGGTGAAAACCTCAATATGAGAAAAACTATGGACAGACGAtggagaaaattttcattatgaatAAAGAATATTACAAGATGAAAAACTGTGGGCACAAAAATTATGTGGTACACATCTTCTCTTACTTTACATACACTTCAgtgtaatttttatgtatagACCCTAGTTGATAAATACTTTACATGTATTTGACAACAATGTAAATGTAGTTTATGGGTTAGTCTAtgtaatttttctttgaaatctTGTGTTATCTTCTCCAACTAGACCCTCTTATGCTGATCATTGTAAATCTGTTATTCCTGCATTACCCATAACAAATTTTGAACATgccatttttccttttaaaactGGTTATTATTGATGCCGAAATAAACTCACAAGAGATGATTAAGTAATCAAGAGCTGCACGTGATACAATAAAATACCCGGGAATTCTATTAAGATTAAGATATTGAAAATGAGACAATGTGTTAAAGGGAAAGGTCGGCTGGAGAAGGTGCCACATGTGGAGGTGAAGGTGGGATGAATGAATACCAATTTTAGAATCAATGATGATctgtttattttgaattaaatataaaataatacatgacTCTATATTCAATTACATTTAAGCAACAATTGTTATGTGctagaggttttttttttcttgttggcTGATTCATTCATTCTATGAATCTAGTAAACTTTGAGGGTATATCCGTAAAacaattgtcaatttttaattaagtataaaataatatttgacttTGTATTCAATTACATTTAAGCAACAATTGTTATAtactagggttttttttttttcttgttaaccGATTCATTCTTTCTGTGAAACTAGTAAACCTCTAGGGTATGTCTAGAACATgaagttttgtatatatttataaatcttgGAATTATTAATAAGAGTTTGGATTCAACACGACCATTAAAATATTAGCAGTAATAAATTTTAGTGGGTGCTGACGACGGAGGAATCAGAGAATTCTTTCCAAGTTTTGAACATACAACACCAATAAGGCAATAATTTCAAATCCTCcaggattattttattttgatgcaTATAGCTTTCCTGGCCGGCCATGGCTTCTATATCACCAATGCGAATGATAGAGAAGACTGAATAAATTACAACAAAAACAGAACCTGTTACTTGTAATTACGTccgaaaatctaaataaattactAATCTAACCATTGAAGTTTCTGAAATATTGCAACAATTCTTATCTTCTGTTGATATTTGATCTTCGGAAATTTCCAAATCTTCAGGAAACTTAGTTTGACTTTTGACTGTCCACAAATGTTATGTTACCCTGACGCAAAGAAAGATTTGTAGTTTCGACTTTACAAATCGgtagcattttgatatttttttggcTTCATACGCTGATATTTTCCTCTCTGTTAAACTCTTTTGTCTTTCAACTCTAGTCTATCTTCTGCAACTCGACCCCCTTACGCTGTTCATTGCAATTCAGTTGTGTCTGAATCATCCATAACAAAGTTTGATTATTCTGTGTTccaatttttaacttttataacTTGTTACTATAGTGGCGGCAATGGAGCTGTGTCTCAGAAATCGTCTGAGGGCTCACACCCACTCATATTTCAGACTGAACATGTCTAAAGAACTAAGCTAGACTGTgcgggttttttttttccaaaggaAAGTTGTTGTTTCCGACTCTCAGTGTTTACTAAAATATGGGGAGGCGGAAACTTCTGAATGAAAGACTGGATTTCTTGGAAGTAGAAGTTCAATAAGTTTCAGGCTAGAACTAGAAGGGTTCTGTTCAAAACCTTCTGGCAACTTTTGTATGGTGGGAACAAGTTTTATGTACACCAAAGAAAGGAAGATTTCAATCTTGACGCTGTCCTGAAGCTCAGTAATACCAGGAATTTCGGTAGTACCTTTTATCTTGGGGCTGTCCTGAAGTTATATGTATGCTAAAGAAAGGAAGATTTCACCCTTTAATATCAGGAATTGCATTGAAATTAAAGCTGGGTAAGTAGCATTTCTTTGCACATTCGGGTTTTCCTAAAGAAGATCAAGACCTTTTATCTTGGGGACAATAATAAGAAGTCTTGCTATCATAATATAAACAAAGCAATAGAAAGAAACAATAAGATAAAAAAGGTTTTGCCTTCTCCTTTCCTAGTTAACACAAATGAAAGATAGAGAAATTTGTTGAATTTActacaaaaacaaaaggaaaaagaagtgTAACATCCTTACTCTAATAGCCTGATtcactattaagatattatccaaAGTCTTTGGACATACAGTTCATCATGGTTTTACGTTGGGgttttataactcaaaatgCGTTTTAATAGCTTAAGAAACCTAATATCTCTTTTGTGTTTTGCTAATATGAAATTGTCTAAGAGTATCACATACACCCTTCCTCCCCCCCCCTCTCTATAGGACTTAATGTCCTTGCTTTGGTGATGCAAGATTAGTCCTTCCTATTTGCCCCAACAtcattcaagaggacacgcTGTGCCGTTttaataccatttgtaacatccttAGTCCAATAGCTTGAGCCATTGTAAAGATATTGCCTGACATACAATTCATTATAGTTTTGCTTTTAGGTTTTGAAATCCAAAACCTGTCTTGACAACTTAAGGAGCTTGTAGACTATTTAATCAGTCAAAGCTTCTCATCCCTAACCAATGTGGTGTTGACAAGTGGCTTTTTAGGTTCCAcattgattcttttattttgattgtatttacCAGAGACTATAAATAAAAGccttggttttaattttaagatcATCCCAAAATGTTACAATTGTATTAAGAGAATCTTATTACTAAGGATatctaatagttttattttttctatataattattctttaaagataatgaaaatgatCAACGGTGTCAAAGACGTAGGTACATTTATTAAATctcgtaaattcttgtgttctcttttatttttctgcattcCCATATtctgtttatttgtttattatatttcaatagcATAGAGGTTGTATATTTAAGTTTCTGCTACATAACATGTGAGATGCACAGACAAATCCAACATCTCTTCGGTGCTTTTTGGATGTTAGATTTGTTTGAGGGTATTAATGTGAGCTCCTTATGTTGTTAAAACATGTTTTAAgttgtaaaacccaaaaacaaatcTATAATAGTGAACCGGACTATTGGACTAAATATGTTACAAGAAGATTGAGATTTTCTATAAGGACATTGCAATAGTTGtctaattatgtaaaaaaaagaaaaaaaaaatgcacttATGTGAGAGTTTTCCTGAAACTAATTTGCTCAAGTTAGGAGATATATGCTAACTATACAATCACTCGAAATCGAAATTTGATAGAGTAAAACTATGTTTATTAATGATAAgtattaatatgtatataaaaaaatatacctcATTGTATGATTAAATGtcaagttatttttaatttaaaaattctttaattttaaaattttatcatacacAAATTAGTGCTTATTGTTTAGGGGTTTTGTCCTAGTGGCCTTTTCATGCTCAAGTCATATACTAAGACAAACATTATTGAAAAAAGAGagtattaattttattcattctaGACCTTTGCTTGTATATTTTAGGCTCCTCGATTACACTGTCCATGATTCTTTATCATAAATGGTGaattaagctttaaaaaattaGGTCAAACAActaatttccacccaaagtttgatgaaagcttcaaaaagttaaatttccGACCCTTGTTtgcttttgttaataaatttgttaagttttcttaaaaatgattattttgcccttataataaaattacaaaacaattattaatatttaatataaacgTCAAATTATCAAGATATCCTTactagttaaaaaatttatcacttaaactctaaaaaaataaaaaatcttatcaattttaaaatatattttggtaAGTTCTTTGGGGATTAATTGTCTTTCTCAAAATTACTGAGggagatattgaaattttaaagagtCAAAAACgccctaatatttttttgaatgttcaaaaatcaattaaaaaaattattaacgctcttaatatttttaaaaattagaaatatacctttaaattattgaaataaggGGGAAaacaaaacttagaaaaaagaaaaaaaaattattacatttaagtAAACAGAATAGGTGATAGATAGAATAACAATGACTTTACGAAAAAAAATATGCCTATATATTGCCAACATACGACTTGCTAGTGTACATGTGAAGTATCTACCAAGTAGTATTCGTGTATAAAAGCTACATAAAAATGTAGGTAAAGGTTTGAGTAAGTGTGCCAtaatatagaaaacaaaataatctgTTCTTCATCTTGAAATCCTTGAAAATTTCTCCATTTTATGAATcagataagtcaaaaatttttcttatatatgtcTTTTTATATATGAAGTCTCATCTTTTGTCATTCATACTATCCTTTAAGGGTTGTATTGTATATTTTACTGTTTGTTTTGCTCTGGTTTCATAACAGAAGCATTGACCGGAGCAATTACAATCCTTGAAAATTACTCCATTTTATGAATcagataagttaaaagtttttcTTATATATGTCTTTTTATATATGAAGTCTTATCTTTTGTTATTCATACTATCCCTTAAGGGTTTGTACTGTATTTTTTactgtttgtttttctttggtTTCATAATAGAAGCATTTACCGGAGCAATtacaatgaataaaataaacaacAGATGGAGCCTTCAGCCAAGAAATTGATGTGAACAAACAATTGACATATAAGTTAATGGACCCAATAAAGGGATGACTTTAAGAATTACCACCGACACACATCCCTTAATCCAAGCAAAATAGCATCAATTTAGGAGTCTGTCAAGGCAttactttctcttttttcttttcaagattGAATTACCAGTGGTTAAATACAATACTCATTACTTCTAGAGATTTTTCTCAACACTGAATTATCATGGGTCGGGATCAAGTCTTTGCACATAAAAACATTGCTGAAGAAGACCAACATGTTAATCATGACATcattttgaatgataaatttaGACTGGATTCAATTTGGATTAAGCTTAAACAAGTTTCAACTCGAgatcgatttgaattcaaaaggtTTAACTCAAGATTGACTTAAGTTCAATTTGGATTAATCCAAATTCGGACTCAATCCGAGCACAATTTGaatgtttaatttgattcaaacttgatttgtttaaaaaaatgagcCTATTTCttagtttaaactcaattcatttgatttgagttgCAATTCCAACTAGAGCAACTCAAATCGAGTCCACTTCTAATAAATTATGACTATATCTTCCGTTTAATAGGGTGTTGAAAGCATGACTTTTTATATTACAAAGGGTAGAAagtgagaaaaatatataataaaaaatgtaaagcaaaggaaaaaaaaatgaaaatgatacatTATGACAATATGTTTCGTTTAGTTGGGGTTGAGAAAGGACTTTCCTATTTATAAAAGAgtataataatgaaatataaagcaaagagaaataaaagaatttgtaaattgtaataGCTGTGTGAGCATTTTGCACGGGTAAGTCTTCTGTTAAAGAAAACCAAGACTTTAGTCTCTCGAGAATcaataaaaactttatttatatatttttgaatatataaataatatataatcttgtaattaattgatttattaattaaatataaacaatatataataatatattatctgtgtatttaattatgtacctaaaaacatataatattaaccACAGATAATGACCAAAAGGTCCTTCCTTCTCAATCCCAACtctaaagaaaaatgaatttagacagacaaaaagtttaatttttcttaataacattaattcaatttatagttatattttatttatatagagggattgagaggaaaaagaaaagaaagaaaaagaaagaatggaCTTATCATTTAAGTATAACTATGAGCCATTCACCTTTAATTTCGCTTGTTGTGACCATTTTAACAGAcagtatattttattaagttgCCAATTTATTTCCCTTCACACCCCACCCTAGTCCTATGGTTTTGAAACTTAGATCAGGCTAGTTGGTTCAACTAGTTCGATTAGAACCCATGATCTTATTTGAATTACataacacaaaattttatttttatagtttgatCACTTTGACCAACAGTCAAATTGTCTCGGTTTGTAGTTTAATTATTGAGTCAAAACAGACAATTTTTGGTGtatttataattagatttttatttaaatataattcaaaatttatattttattatgcaaaaaaattgttttaaatattatttttaatgttggtTGAAAAAGTAATTTGACCTAACCACTGCGTAATTAGTCTAACTATCAGGCGGTTTGAATCAACCCCTTTATCTAGTCAATAACCagtttaaattacataatatattaaataaacttaaCCACCATACTCAGATCCGTCTAAGAATCAATGACTATTATGTATATTGTGCAAGAAATCTAACTTGgataacaaatatattatataaccttttttttactcaatcaacaaataattttataaaaaggaaagaaaatggaaagagCTTGGAGgaaaagtgtgtatatatatctgCAAGTTCATTCATTTTCCCATCagcaattttcttttcttttgcttcaaagaaaaaagatgcagtggttattcttcttcttcttaatcTTGCATCTTCAAGTTGTTTGTTCATCCTCTTCTTCATCACCGATACTTTGCTCCCCTGAACAAAGTGTTGCTCTACTTCATGTTAAAAACACCTTTTCCCTTGATAAATATGCTTCTGGGTTTTGCAACAGCATTGATCATTTTGCTGGGTATCCTAAGACAGTCCTGGAAAGAGGGAACTGATTGCTGTTTGTGGGATGGTGTCACTTGTGATACATTCACTGGACATGTGATTGGCCTTGACCTTAGTTCGAGTTGGCTTCTTGGCTCTGTCAATGAAAATAGCAGCCTCTTTCTCCTCCACCATCTCCAGAAGCTAAATCTCGCTTGCAATGATTTCCTTGGATCGCAAATCTCAGCCAGATTTAGTAAGTTCACCAAATTAACACATCTTAACCTTTCTTACTCCAATTTGTTTGGCCTAGTTCCCACTGAAATGTTTCTCCTATCTCATCTTATTTCACTTGATCTCTCCAACTACGGCCTAAGTATGGACCAACATGGTTTCAATAAGCTCTTGCAAAATCTAACAGAAATAAGATATCTTCATCTTAACTCTGTTGACATGTCTACTGTTTCAACTGGTTCTTTGGTAAACCTGTCTTCTTCTTTGATATCCCTCAACCTCAGGAATACTCAGATACAAGGCAAGTTtccaaaagaaatttttctttttccatttctcCAGGGGTTAATATTGTCAACAAATAGAGACATCACAGGTAATTTGCCAAAGTTTAATAAAAGCAGTCCTCTCAAAGTACTGGATCTCTCTCTCACAAGTTTCTCAGGAAAATTACCTGAGACATTTGGCAATcttatgtacttaaattatCTGTCTCTTTCTCATTGTAATTTCCAAGGGTCACTCCCACCATCACTTGGAAACATTACAAAAATCACCTTTATGGATTTGTCATCAAACGGTTTTGCTGGTCAAGTCCCAATTTCATTATCTAAACTTGTCCACCTCACTCAGCTAACTCTTACATATAACAATTTTTCCGGAAAATTTCCGGATGTTTTGGGTAATCTTAGTAAATTAAAGACTATAGATCTCTCCTTAAATAATTTCAGTGGTCAGTTGCCTACATCAGTATTCAACTTGAATGGACTTCTTTCTTTGGACTTTTCTTATAATCAATTTCAGGGTCAATTTCCAAGTCAGATAAGTGGTCTTCCATATCTAGGTAGCAtcaagttatataataatactctAAGTGGTAGAATACCGGCATGGTTGTTTACTTTGCCATCTTTGATGTTGTTAGATCTTTCCCACAATAAACTCACAGGTCCGATTGAGCAGTTCCAGCAGCCTGGTCCGATATATGCAGTTGATTTGCGTGATAATGAGATTCATGGTCCAATTCCAGATtcgatttttcaacttttgaatCTCGTAGAACTAGCACTTGCAAACAATAATTTCAGCGGCAATGTGCAGTTAGCGATGCTTTCAGAGCTCAAAAATCTCACCAGTATTGATCTTTCATATAATGCTCTTTTGTCATTAACAGGAAAAGTCATGTTGCCCCAGCTTAAATATgtctttttatcttcttgtaGCATAACTGAAGTCCCGATTTTCTCAGGCACTTCAAGTTTGCAATATCTAGACCTTTCTAATAACACAATCTCTGGCCGAATTTCCCCATTGGAGCTTGGAAATTGTTCCAACTTGTATCACCTAAATCTGTCTCACAATTTACTTACCAGTGTTGAGTACATTCCATCCATGGTCAAGCTTCAACTTCTTGACCTTTCATCCAACTTACTCCAAGGACAACTTGTGGATCTACCAACACAGGTTCTTTTCTTCTCAGCTTCAAATAATGATCTGACAGGAGTGATCCCtccatcattttgtaatttgagCGCATTTCAATCCCTTGACTTGTCCCATAATGGCTTAAGTGGAAACATTCCAGAATGTCTGGTCAACAGCAGTGTAAGGCTCAGCTTTTTGAATTTGGCAATGAACAACTTTCGTGGCAGCATAGAATCTTTGACGTTTCCCAATCAATGTGGTGTGACAGCTCTTATGCTTAATGACAATCAGTTGCAGGGACCATTACCATCGTCTTTGGTTAATTGCCAACTTTTGAATATCCTTGATGTTGGGAATAACAGGATTAATGATAGTTTTCCGAATTGGTtagtaaattttcaatttcttcaagTACTTGTTCTGAGATCTAATCAATTTCATGGTCCCATTGACAATTCCAGCACAAGATTTCTGTTCATTGACTTAAGGGTATTGGACCTCTCACACAATCAATTTTCCGGTATTTTACCAGGaagtttttttaacaattttgaagCTATGATGAGTGGAGACATGAATGCTGACAATCTCGATTACCTGCACTCACTTTTTGGTGCATATTATTCAGTAACTTTGTTTGTAAAAGGTGTCGAGATCCAAATAGAAAAGATTTTATCTATCTTCACAAGCATAGATATTTCTAACAATTTGTTTGAAGGGGGAATTCCAAAGGTGATCGGACAGCTCAAGTCACTCAGATTGCTCAACTTGTCTCGTAATAGCTTAACTGGTGAAATACCTTCatcattgagaaatttgtcACAACTTGAATCATTAGATCTCTCTTCCAACCAACTCCTTGGAAAGATTCCTATGCAACTGACAAGTCTAACATTTCTTTCAGTGTTGAACTTGTCTTACAACCATCTTGTGGGACATATACCTGAAGGAAATCAATTTAACACATTTCAAAATGATTCCTATATTGGAAATTTGGGGTTGTGTGGATCACCATTGTCAAACAAATGTGACAATGATGAGGCACCACCAATgatagatgaagaagaaaacaatgcTTCAAGCTGGTTTGATTGGAAAATCGCTTTGATGGGCTATGGATCTGGATTTGTAATTGGCATATCTATTGCTTGCATGGTGTTCTCAACAGGAAAACCTCTATTTTTTTTGAGATTGATTGAAAGAGTGCATCAAAGAAATGTGAGATGGCTGAATAGAGGacgtagaagaagaagaaattagaaacTGAAAGTTGCTCCTCAATTTCGTAAGTGCTCTAATCCTCTTATTGCCAGATTCTGCTTTTTTTAAACAGCTTTATCATAATGAATATAGCTAGATAAAAGACTACCGAATTCagactttgtttttttttttctcagacATTGAAGAGTTGAT
It contains:
- the LOC123228202 gene encoding cytochrome P450 71D11-like, producing MNELLTGSVVIAGDGDDGISLESGKAAQAMAHIYHCLSRLATLKWNFLVMISSNCCRTGVQFIHSVLSLARGLLRLDVLSSDIVAASAFNREEEVSALIHWLASNAGPPINLTEKIFTLIYGITSRAAFGSKSKDQELFISVMEDTVKVTAGFSIADLFPSIGFLQRITGFKFLVQKLHQEADRIVEKILNDHKVRNDKSGEAEDDLVDVLLKVQEHGDLEFPLPIDNIKAVVSDIFCAGGDNVQDDEKYKSATTRHNLRDPEYWNEPQIFNPERFLNHSLYYKGTGFEYIPFGAGRRICPGISFGLANVELPLAMFLYHFDWKLSSGMKNADLDMAEAFGITVGRKEKLHIIPIPYHPPASS
- the LOC123228274 gene encoding receptor-like protein 6, which encodes MLLGFATALIILLGILRQSWKEGTDCCLWDGVTCDTFTGHVIGLDLSSSWLLGSVNENSSLFLLHHLQKLNLACNDFLGSQISARFSKFTKLTHLNLSYSNLFGLVPTEMFLLSHLISLDLSNYGLSMDQHGFNKLLQNLTEIRYLHLNSVDMSTVSTGSLVNLSSSLISLNLRNTQIQGKFPKEIFLFPFLQGLILSTNRDITGNLPKFNKSSPLKVLDLSLTSFSGKLPETFGNLMYLNYLSLSHCNFQGSLPPSLGNITKITFMDLSSNGFAGQVPISLSKLVHLTQLTLTYNNFSGKFPDVLGNLSKLKTIDLSLNNFSGQLPTSVFNLNGLLSLDFSYNQFQGQFPSQISGLPYLGSIKLYNNTLSGRIPAWLFTLPSLMLLDLSHNKLTGPIEQFQQPGPIYAVDLRDNEIHGPIPDSIFQLLNLVELALANNNFSGNVQLAMLSELKNLTSIDLSYNALLSLTGKVMLPQLKYVFLSSCSITEVPIFSGTSSLQYLDLSNNTISGRISPLELGNCSNLYHLNLSHNLLTSVEYIPSMVKLQLLDLSSNLLQGQLVDLPTQVLFFSASNNDLTGVIPPSFCNLSAFQSLDLSHNGLSGNIPECLVNSSVRLSFLNLAMNNFRGSIESLTFPNQCGVTALMLNDNQLQGPLPSSLVNCQLLNILDVGNNRINDSFPNWLVNFQFLQVLVLRSNQFHGPIDNSSTRFLFIDLRVLDLSHNQFSGILPGSFFNNFEAMMSGDMNADNLDYLHSLFGAYYSVTLFVKGVEIQIEKILSIFTSIDISNNLFEGGIPKVIGQLKSLRLLNLSRNSLTGEIPSSLRNLSQLESLDLSSNQLLGKIPMQLTSLTFLSVLNLSYNHLVGHIPEGNQFNTFQNDSYIGNLGLCGSPLSNKCDNDEAPPMIDEEENNASSWFDWKIALMGYGSGFVIGISIACMVFSTGKPLFFLRLIERVHQRNVRWLNRGRRRRRN